From Enoplosus armatus isolate fEnoArm2 chromosome 23, fEnoArm2.hap1, whole genome shotgun sequence:
ctgccttttctctctctctctctctctctctctctctctctctctctctctcagagtccGGCCGCACACTTCAGCAGAGTGCCGCCGCAGTGACCGTCTAGCACTCGCGCTTTACTACGGCTACGGTACGTACAGCAGGCCCCAGCTGGAGGCAGGAAGTGGCGGATGTTAGCGGACAGCCTGAGTAATCGTTCTCTTTTCCTGCATCAGTGtttcttcacacaaacactaaaaagGCTGCGTCGAACTGACACGTCACCCCCGGCCTCGATGCTAACCTTAGCAGTTAGCTGGTGTTATGTGCAACTTCAAATGCTTTGTGCAGCACATCAGCATTTGTGAGTCTGCAAGTCTCCTGTCCCTTTAAtgataatataaatacatatatatatatatatatatataaaatttgAACCAGGTAACAAGCAAATCCAAAATAAGCCATGAATTTttaccttcttcttctcagtGCTTTGCCCCGCCTCTTCCTCCCTTtgcacctcctctctcttcctcttcactcctttcccctcctctccatcactctctcctccttctcctcctcctcctcctccttcctcggTCTCCCGCTGCTCTGGTggtgtgttttctcctttctcaGCGTccgtctcctcctgctctgttgtATTCGGGCCCGGTGAGGTTGCGGGATCGTCTGCCGCCGCCGAGTCTGCCGGCTGTTCCTCCTGAAGGCTGGGCGGCTGGTCGTCGCTCGCACCGGCTTCCTGCGTAGGTTCGGCCCCTGGCTCCTGTAGAGTTGAAGAGAGTCAGCTTTACGTGGACAGCCGCCAGCGTAATTTACCTACTATTGGTGGGACAATAACACGGATGATGGAGGAGGGCGTACAAacactaagctaagctaagctaagcagctgccTTTAATCTAATGACATGTAACGTTGGGAGGAATGTGATTTGACTACATGAACGTTAGCTCTGTGGCGCTAAAAGTTGAAGACTGATTAATGGAAGGTTGTCACGATATTATTGGTTGGTGTAAGCACATGTTATAcgttgttttacaggaagaacaCGTGATTGGATTTTTGACACgagaacacaaagaaacagatgttttgtgatttgttaGACGGGTGCACAATATGTCGGTATTTCTTCAAAGCTGTGGTAACTACCTGTTGACTCTGATTGGTTGTGCACTCTTCTGAGGCGGCTGCCAGATCGATCTCGTTGGCTCCCTGCTCCCACGAGCccgcctcctcctgcagccctGCTCCTGCCTCCCTACTTCCCGCTCCCCCGCCCTCCTCCCGggcctcctccctctcctccctctcctccagcgCTCCGCCGGTGACGCACAGGATCTGTGGCATGGTGGGGTCGTCCATCCTCTCGCTTTCGTCCTCCTCCCCCTCGCCCGCCCGCGCCTCCTCCAGGACCCCGATGCTCTCCACCTCTTGCACCTTCATGCGGTCCTCCCCGAACAGTGCTCTGTTGGTCTGGATTTCCTCTATCCCCCCTTGTGCCTCTCCCTCCACGCTGAATCCAGCCATCCCTCCTTTATCCACCGCTGCTCGGAGCACCTTCCCCTCCTCTATCCCCGCCTCTCCTGCCTTGTCCTCCGCTCCCTCCAGTGGAGGGATatccccatcctcctcctcctcctcctcttcctccaactcttccccctcctcttcgTCGTAATCCTCATAGTCCTCCCCTTCGTAAAACTCCTCGGCAAAATcgctcacttcctcctcctcgtcctcctcatccatcccttcctcctcctcctccagctcttcgtcatcctccatgtcctcctcttcttcctcctcctcgtcagtGCTGTTGATGTTAATGACCCCGGAGTCTTCGTTGCTGGCGGGCGGAGGCTGGTGCTGGTGGAGGTGCCGCCCCTGCTGGCTCAGCTGATTCTGCAGCTGGTGCATCTGGAGTGGTAGACCCATGGGGCCCGGCTGGCCCGGTGTGGAGGGCTGCATCAGCATCTGCTGGAGCTGAGGTCTGCCGGGCAACGAGTCCCCCAGAACGCCCGGTGGAGCCGCGAGGGTGCTGGAGTTCAGAGGTGGAACCAGGGCGACCACGGAGGTGCCGGACGGAGGAAAGGAGTTGATaggggtggtggaggtggtgagcaggggggaggaggtggcGAGGTCGTTGGAGAGGGAGACCCCGTctattgtggttgttgttgctgtggtggGGACCACGGTGACGGATTCTCCTCCTGGTAGTGTGACGGTGGCGCTCCCCGGTGCAGCAGAGGCCATGTTCTGAGAGTTCACCGGTGCCGCCGTGTCATCTTGCTGGTTCTCCATGTTGAGCATCCCCGGAGGAACGATGACCACGCTGTCGTCTGAGTCGCTGGCCAGAGAGATCTCCACATCCTCCGCTTCCTCTCGGTCGTAGCGGACAAACACGGGTCTCTGCCCCTCTGGAGGGCCCAGCCCGGCAGGGTCCTGCTGGTGGGACAGGATCATGTCCCCCGGGGTTGGGGCCTGGCCCGGCAGTCCCGGAACCAGGGAGAGGTGGTTCTCCAGAGAGCCCAGCAGGGAAGAGGGGCCCAGGCCGAGGGAGTGGCGAGTGGGAAAGGGAGGGCCAGGGGCGGGGCCGCCTAGGAGGGTTGGCAAAGTGAGTCCAGGGGTAGGTCCctgggaggaggggaggactGGAGCGGTGGGGGTGGGTTTCAGGGTGAGGGGTGGTAAGGGCAAGGCGATGGAGGGAGTGcgggggtggaggagggagttACAGATGGTCTGAGCCTCGGTACAGAATGTGGAGAcctgagaggggagagaagggggggggggcaagcacAGAGAGTCATTAAAAACTGTAAGATAACAGTAACTGTAACAGAAGCTGTGTTCAAGTCATCATACACTTTTTGAAAGGTTGTCGTCAGTTCATCCCGTGGGTTGAATCAGTTCCCCACTGGTACCTTAGCATGAAGGAGAAGtcctgttgctatggttacctgcgCTTTAATATGCCTCTTGTGCAAATTTAGGCCATGTTCAGACGGACAACAGCACTGTCTGATCATTTCTTTCAATGAGACCACTGCAGAGGaccatgtttcctgtctctctctctctctctacactgtcaaactgttgactgtcaaataaaggcaagTGTCGCAAACGGTGTCACAACGACAAAGACAAAGTGAACGCCGTTGCgaaactttccagagttgtaaaatgcTGCCTCACAGGATTATAAAACGGCAGTGCGGAGCTTTGGTGTCCGATAAAAATTCAAAACTCAGTgatttctccccctccccctctccctctccctcaagAGCCGTCACCTTGAGGTTGCGGTCGGCGCGTCCGTTACTGAGGATGGACACGGCACAGGTCAGAGGCGGAGGCCAACAGGGTGATGGGACCAGGACCAGAGCCAGCAATAAcctgaaaaccacaacaaaaaaatatgaaccCCATCTACGCTGCATTACACAGCCTTCATTTTGCTCATCTTTGCGACAGTGTGCAGTAAAATTAAAATTTGACAACTTTCGGtcagggagtttttttttttttttagaagcaAAGAGTGGAATGTCGTTGACTCAATCATAATGATCTTGTGCTGAAAATCCTACACATGGGgactttaatttgtccaaaatgTTGGTTCTTTACATTGGCAGACAGTGTTATGAAAAAGGGCTACAATTCACCCAATATGGATATTAACACCAGCACTTTAACATCATGTTAATAAAAGTAACAATCAACTTTATATAGCATCTTTTATACACAAAATGCAGCTAAAATTGCCTTTATAATCAACAGTAATAACCAAAAACACTGCACTTGTGAATCCCTCTTCCATGTGGGTGAAGGCAGTACCTGTACAGCTCTCGTCGGGCGAGGGCACTGCTGTACTGCCCACTGACGCCCCCTGCAGATTCACatgaagtgctgctgctggactgctgctgctgtaggcGCACGCACAGAGGCAGCACCACGTCATGGAGACGCTGCGAGAAAGATTTACAAAAATTacaaatgaaatttaaaaaaaaaaacggggcaGAAAAGCACAGCCTGACTTGTTTAAGGACACGATGTCTACAGTAAaccacagacaacaacacacgGGATCTCAGGCCTGTGCGGCTGTGTGACATTAGCTGCTGTACTGTTTAGCAGTTAGTTAGCTGAGCGCTTACAGTGAAAATCTGCATATTCTTGTTTTTTGCACGTTTCGGCTGCGACAACAATGTCAAACTGACATTACCTTGTGTATATCATCCTTCAGCAGAGAACCGCTGGTCAGTATGATCTGTCTCAGTGCTGTGAAGGGAAAAGAAACGCGATTGCACCGGAGTTAGAAGACGAGCAGCAGGCCATTTTATGGGATGTGATCAAACTGAGGCAGCATCTCACCCCTGAGGGCTGCAAGGCAAGTGTCCTGATTAGCCAGAAGGTCTCCTTTCCTCTGGAGTGACGGCCCGACCGCGTCTGCCATGACCAGTGGTTTTGTCCTCCGCGGGCCCGGCTTCCCTCCGGGAACCACATCTGCTGACAGGCCCGCCCGGAGCTGGGGGACAGGACGACACGGACAGGGACTGAGGGGTGAGCTGGAGACATCGCGCGTCACGATATAtgacaaacagtaaaatacattCAAACGGACGACATGGAACTTGGAACTAACCTTGACAGACTCCACGCCCGGTGTGATGTCACTGAGCAGGTGGCTAAACAGGAGCTCTGAGTGGCCCGGGCTTCCCTGAAGGATGCTGGCAGAGGCCCCGGCCACCTGGACCCACAGCTCTAAGGTTTTGTACACCAATACCCGCACTGAGCTGTGGGATGGTGAAGAAGAGACGCGAGACAAAATGTCGTCACTTTACTTGTCTTCTTTAAATGCTGTGCTAGGATCCGCTTGCGACAGTCCTGCAGTTACCTGTAGGCTCTCTGCTGTCCCAGGCTGGCTTCGGGCGGAGGCGTCCAGGCAGACAAGGTTTGAGAAAACAGCCTCTGTAGCACGGCAGCGTACTGAACGATGCCGCCGCGCACactgcaatacacacacagtgtcagtgtcagcagcacacagccaACAACACAGTGTTTAAACTGTTAACGGTATGTAGTTACTGGTGTCCTCAGAATCATTCGACTGTTGCATGTACATGTCtgtgaacacaaaaacagtgtgtgtgtgtcagtactCACGCTGTGATAAGAGCTGATAAGACCTccagtgtgttggtgtgtacgATGGGCAAGACCAGCAACCTCACACTTCCATCTCCTGTTAaattctgacacacacacacacacacacacacagtcaactaAAAACATGGATTAGTATCAACATTGTTAGTTTGAATGTGTATTAAAGATGTCATTTCATAAAAGGACAAGCTGTGCAATCACCCATTTAGTGCTACAGtagaatactgtgtgtgtgtgtgtgtgtgtgtgtgtgtgtgtgtgtgtgtgtgtgtgtgtgtgcgtgggctCACTATGCTCTTGGAGCTGACAGCGAGGGCTCGGCACACCAGGTTGAGTATTGGCCTGACAGGCAGACGGACAGCTGAGGCCGGATCCACTCTGTCGGACAGAGGCGAGTATGTATGAATACATATGTATAATCCTGGAACTGTCTTCTTGACACACTTGCTACCGctgctgtgtttga
This genomic window contains:
- the pelp1 gene encoding proline-, glutamic acid- and leucine-rich protein 1, with translation MATSAWLRGPSAMRLTEGLVSVLKEQRPEYLPALVANYREHGVFPTQSASAVGGLVGFSNAKLGSSKTRFEGLCLLSMLVKDSSSDLFQQHCLSWLRSLQQVIQSQAPVQTIQLAVNILKDLLQYSSQLAELAREVGLNSILGILTSLLGLKTECELAAMEGMTACMTYYPRACGSLRDKLGAYFLSKMDSTNKKTQEMACQCYGRLPCLGGLLDRGVGAGRAEGWTNQIHCLLASANGLLAQIYQGSETDGTVQYEGPGVELAFPHLDQSDPLLLLQLQHRYTAVCQALKHTLRVDPASAVRLPVRPILNLVCRALAVSSKSINLTGDGSVRLLVLPIVHTNTLEVLSALITAVRGGIVQYAAVLQRLFSQTLSAWTPPPEASLGQQRAYSSVRVLVYKTLELWVQVAGASASILQGSPGHSELLFSHLLSDITPGVESVKLRAGLSADVVPGGKPGPRRTKPLVMADAVGPSLQRKGDLLANQDTCLAALRALRQIILTSGSLLKDDIHKRLHDVVLPLCVRLQQQQSSSSTSCESAGGVSGQYSSALARRELYRLLLALVLVPSPCWPPPLTCAVSILSNGRADRNLKVSTFCTEAQTICNSLLHPRTPSIALPLPPLTLKPTPTAPVLPSSQGPTPGLTLPTLLGGPAPGPPFPTRHSLGLGPSSLLGSLENHLSLVPGLPGQAPTPGDMILSHQQDPAGLGPPEGQRPVFVRYDREEAEDVEISLASDSDDSVVIVPPGMLNMENQQDDTAAPVNSQNMASAAPGSATVTLPGGESVTVVPTTATTTTIDGVSLSNDLATSSPLLTTSTTPINSFPPSGTSVVALVPPLNSSTLAAPPGVLGDSLPGRPQLQQMLMQPSTPGQPGPMGLPLQMHQLQNQLSQQGRHLHQHQPPPASNEDSGVININSTDEEEEEEEDMEDDEELEEEEEGMDEEDEEEEVSDFAEEFYEGEDYEDYDEEEGEELEEEEEEEEDGDIPPLEGAEDKAGEAGIEEGKVLRAAVDKGGMAGFSVEGEAQGGIEEIQTNRALFGEDRMKVQEVESIGVLEEARAGEGEEDESERMDDPTMPQILCVTGGALEEREEREEAREEGGGAGSREAGAGLQEEAGSWEQGANEIDLAAASEECTTNQSQQEPGAEPTQEAGASDDQPPSLQEEQPADSAAADDPATSPGPNTTEQEETDAEKGENTPPEQRETEEGGGGGGEGGESDGEEGKGVKRKREEVQREEEAGQSTEKKKLDDEAMASMLADFVACPPDDEDGASGSNRP